In a single window of the Scophthalmus maximus strain ysfricsl-2021 chromosome 18, ASM2237912v1, whole genome shotgun sequence genome:
- the riox1 gene encoding ribosomal oxygenase 1 isoform X1, producing MERKHMSAFALYQTLPADAPPPAKKPPVQLVAKKKKKKENGVAVNKANALKAQVKSERRKMRKKLPKSAQREERQKGSAQKQQQQQQEEDEEEEEECMNGDVEAGGEMIDGLLVDLARVNNSRLRASQLFKWLIDPIPAKAFFRDTWEKKPILVQRENPHYYKGLFSTAEFDRILREEDVQFGVNLDVTSYTNGKRETHNPPGRALPFTVWDFYKSGCSLRMLNPQAFSSTVWNVLSILQEQFGSMAGANVYLTPPGTQGFAPHYDDIEAFVVQLEGKKHWRVYNPRSEDEVLPVLSSPNFKQTDIGKPILEVVLEAGDLLYFPRGFIHQGDCLPDVHSLHITISSYQKNSWGDLLQKVVPAALEVAMEEDVEFRQGLPLDYLTYMGVQNSDNDDSRRTKFFSRIESLLKKLKDYAPVDAAVDQKARDFLHDCLPPVLTPEELATSVQGAPTRWEGGEVIDVGAQINTQTRVRLLRAGCARLCSDGDSVHICYTTDNSRVYHKEVPKSFEIQTEVATGKICPNLSCFVHGDLIRLFFFQHTDAVEFLIHSYPQFVTVGSFPCESAEDRVTLAELLFERGIIHTEEPL from the exons atggagagaaaacacatgtcTGCTTTTGCTTTGTATCAAACGTTACCTGCAGACGCCCCCCCTCCCGCGAAGAAGCCTCCAGTGCAG ttgGTTgctaagaaaaagaagaagaaggaaaatggaGTCGCAGTCAACAAGGCCAACGCACTAAAAGCTCAGGTGAAgtctgagaggaggaagatgcgAAAGAAGCTCCCAAAGTCtgcacaaagagaggagagacagaagggaAGTGCACAA aagcagcagcagcagcagcaggaggaagatgaggaggaggaggaggagtgcatGAATGGAGATGTTGAGGCTGGTGGTGAGATGATAGACGGTTTGCTGGTCGACCTGGCACGAGTCAACAACAGCAGGCTGAGAGCGAGCCAGCTGTTCAAGTGGCTCATTGACCCCATACCTGCGAAAGCCTTCTTCAG GGATACATGGGAAAAGAAGCCCATTCTTGTTCAACGCGAGAATCCACATTACTACAAGGGACTGTTCTCCACAGCAGAGTTTGATCGCATATTAAGAGAG GAGGATGTTCAGTTTGGAGTGAACCTGGATGTCACGAGCTACACCAATGGCAAGAGGGAGACGCACAATCCTCCAGGCAGAGCTCTGCCGTTCACTGTGTGGGACTTCTATAAG AGTGGCTGCTCCCTTCGAATGCTGAATCCCCAGGCTTTCTCCTCCACCGTGTGGAACGTGCTGTCCATCCTTCAGGAGCAGTTCGGCAGCATGGCTGGAGCCAATGT GTACCTGACACCACCAGGGACACAAGGCTTTGCTCCACATTATGACGACATTGAGGCGTTTGTGGTTCAGCTAGAAGGGAAGAAACACTGGAGGGTCTACAACCCAAG gtcagaaGACGAGGTCTTGCCTGTACTTTCCAGTC CGAACTTCAAACAGACGGACATCGGGAAGCCGATCCTGGAAGTGGTGCTCGAAGCCGGAGATCTCCTCTACTTTCCCAGAGGATTCATCCACCAGGGCGACTGCCTGCCAGACGTCCACTCCCTGCACATCACCATCTCCTCTTACCAGAAGAACAGCTGGGGGGATCTGCTGCAGAAG GTGGTTCCAGCAGCACTGGAAGTGGCAatggaggaggacgtggagttCAGACAGGGCTTACCTCTGGACTACCTGACATACATGGGAGTGCAGAATTCTGACAAC GACGACTCGCGCAGGACAAAATTCTTTTCACGAATCGAGAGTCTGCTGAAGAAGCTCAAAGATTACGCCCCGGTAGATGCTGCCGTGGATCAGAAAGCCAGAGACTTCCTCCACGACTGCCTCCCTCCCGTGCTGACTCCAG AGGAGCTGGCCACCAGTGTTCAAGGGGCACCGACTAGGTGGGAAGGTGGGGAAGTCATTGATGTGGGTGCACAAATCAACACCCAGACCCGAGTCCGACTCCTCCGTGCTGGATGTGCCAG GTTATGCAGTGATGGAGACTCTGTCCATATTTGCTACACCACGGACAACTCCAGAGTTTACCACAAAGAGGTGCCCAAGAGTTTCGAAATACAAACCGAGGTAGCGACTggaaagatttgtccaaatctCTCATGCTTCGTTCACGGTGATCTGATtcgattgtttttctttcagcacaCAGATGCCGTCGAGTTTCTGATCCATTCTTATCCCCAATTTGTGACTGTAGGAAGCTTCCCATGTGAATCTGCTGAAGACAGG GTCACTTTGGCTGAGCTGCTTTTTGAAAGGGGGATTATCCACACTGAAGAACCTCTGTAA
- the riox1 gene encoding ribosomal oxygenase 1 isoform X2, protein MERKHMSAFALYQTLPADAPPPAKKPPVQLVAKKKKKKENGVAVNKANALKAQVKSERRKMRKKLPKSAQREERQKGSAQKQQQQQQEEDEEEEEECMNGDVEAGGEMIDGLLVDLARVNNSRLRASQLFKWLIDPIPAKAFFRDTWEKKPILVQRENPHYYKGLFSTAEFDRILREEDVQFGVNLDVTSYTNGKRETHNPPGRALPFTVWDFYKSGCSLRMLNPQAFSSTVWNVLSILQEQFGSMAGANVYLTPPGTQGFAPHYDDIEAFVVQLEGKKHWRVYNPRSEDEVLPVLSSPNFKQTDIGKPILEVVLEAGDLLYFPRGFIHQGDCLPDVHSLHITISSYQKNSWGDLLQKVVPAALEVAMEEDVEFRQGLPLDYLTYMGVQNSDNDDSRRTKFFSRIESLLKKLKDYAPVDAAVDQKARDFLHDCLPPVLTPEELATSVQGAPTRWEGGEVIDVGAQINTQTRVRLLRAGCARLCSDGDSVHICYTTDNSRVYHKEVPKSFEIQTEHTDAVEFLIHSYPQFVTVGSFPCESAEDRVTLAELLFERGIIHTEEPL, encoded by the exons atggagagaaaacacatgtcTGCTTTTGCTTTGTATCAAACGTTACCTGCAGACGCCCCCCCTCCCGCGAAGAAGCCTCCAGTGCAG ttgGTTgctaagaaaaagaagaagaaggaaaatggaGTCGCAGTCAACAAGGCCAACGCACTAAAAGCTCAGGTGAAgtctgagaggaggaagatgcgAAAGAAGCTCCCAAAGTCtgcacaaagagaggagagacagaagggaAGTGCACAA aagcagcagcagcagcagcaggaggaagatgaggaggaggaggaggagtgcatGAATGGAGATGTTGAGGCTGGTGGTGAGATGATAGACGGTTTGCTGGTCGACCTGGCACGAGTCAACAACAGCAGGCTGAGAGCGAGCCAGCTGTTCAAGTGGCTCATTGACCCCATACCTGCGAAAGCCTTCTTCAG GGATACATGGGAAAAGAAGCCCATTCTTGTTCAACGCGAGAATCCACATTACTACAAGGGACTGTTCTCCACAGCAGAGTTTGATCGCATATTAAGAGAG GAGGATGTTCAGTTTGGAGTGAACCTGGATGTCACGAGCTACACCAATGGCAAGAGGGAGACGCACAATCCTCCAGGCAGAGCTCTGCCGTTCACTGTGTGGGACTTCTATAAG AGTGGCTGCTCCCTTCGAATGCTGAATCCCCAGGCTTTCTCCTCCACCGTGTGGAACGTGCTGTCCATCCTTCAGGAGCAGTTCGGCAGCATGGCTGGAGCCAATGT GTACCTGACACCACCAGGGACACAAGGCTTTGCTCCACATTATGACGACATTGAGGCGTTTGTGGTTCAGCTAGAAGGGAAGAAACACTGGAGGGTCTACAACCCAAG gtcagaaGACGAGGTCTTGCCTGTACTTTCCAGTC CGAACTTCAAACAGACGGACATCGGGAAGCCGATCCTGGAAGTGGTGCTCGAAGCCGGAGATCTCCTCTACTTTCCCAGAGGATTCATCCACCAGGGCGACTGCCTGCCAGACGTCCACTCCCTGCACATCACCATCTCCTCTTACCAGAAGAACAGCTGGGGGGATCTGCTGCAGAAG GTGGTTCCAGCAGCACTGGAAGTGGCAatggaggaggacgtggagttCAGACAGGGCTTACCTCTGGACTACCTGACATACATGGGAGTGCAGAATTCTGACAAC GACGACTCGCGCAGGACAAAATTCTTTTCACGAATCGAGAGTCTGCTGAAGAAGCTCAAAGATTACGCCCCGGTAGATGCTGCCGTGGATCAGAAAGCCAGAGACTTCCTCCACGACTGCCTCCCTCCCGTGCTGACTCCAG AGGAGCTGGCCACCAGTGTTCAAGGGGCACCGACTAGGTGGGAAGGTGGGGAAGTCATTGATGTGGGTGCACAAATCAACACCCAGACCCGAGTCCGACTCCTCCGTGCTGGATGTGCCAG GTTATGCAGTGATGGAGACTCTGTCCATATTTGCTACACCACGGACAACTCCAGAGTTTACCACAAAGAGGTGCCCAAGAGTTTCGAAATACAAACCGAG cacaCAGATGCCGTCGAGTTTCTGATCCATTCTTATCCCCAATTTGTGACTGTAGGAAGCTTCCCATGTGAATCTGCTGAAGACAGG GTCACTTTGGCTGAGCTGCTTTTTGAAAGGGGGATTATCCACACTGAAGAACCTCTGTAA
- the cpsf2 gene encoding cleavage and polyadenylation specificity factor subunit 2: MTSIIKLTAVSGVQEESALCYLLQVDEFRFLLDCGWDENFSMDIIDAMKRYVHQVDAVLLSHPDPIHLGALPYAVGKLGLNCTIYATIPVYKMGQMFMYDLYQSRNNSEDFKLFTLDDVDCAFDKIQQLKYSQIVNLKGKGHGLSITPLPAGHMIGGTIWKIVKDGEEEIVYAVDFNHKREIHLNGCTLESISRPSLLITDSFNATYVQPRRKQRDEQLLTNVMETLRGDGNVLIAVDTAGRVLELAQLLDQIWRTKDAGLGVYPLALLNNVSYNVVEFSKSQVEWMSDKLMRCFEDKRNNPFQFRHLNLCHSLADLARVPSPKVVLCSQPDLESGFSRELFIQWCQDSKNSVILTYRTTPGTLARYLIDNPGEKMLDLEVRKRVKLEGKDLDEFLEKDKQKKEAAKKLEQAKEVDVDSSDESDMDDELDVPAVVKHKHHDLMMKGEGNRKGSFFKQAKKSYPMFPTHEERIKWDEYGEIIRLEEFLVPELQATEEEKSKLESGMTNGDEPMDQDLSVVPTKCISSIENLEIRARVTYIDYEGRSDGDSIKKIINQMKPRQLVIVRGPAEASLDLAESCKAFSKDIKVYTPKLQETIDATSETHIYQVRLKDSLVSSLQFCKAKDTELAWIDGVLDMRVVKVDTGVMLEEGEKEEAEDGGELAMDVAPDLGIDLNATAVAAQRAMKSLFGEDEKEPSEESDVIPTLEPLPPQEISGHQSVFINEPRLSDFKQVLLREGIQAEFVGGVLVCNNMVAVRRTEAGRIGLEGCLCDDYYKIRELLYQQYAVV, from the exons ATGACGTCCATTATCAAGCTGACCGCCGTGTCGGGCGTTCAGGAGGAGTCGGCCCTCTgctacctgctgcaggtggatgAATTCCGCTTCCTCCTGGACTGCGGCTGGGACGAGAACTTCTCCATGGACATCATCGATGCCATGAAGCG ATATGTTCATCAGGTCGACGCTGTGCTTCTCTCCCATCCTGACCCCATTCACCTGGGAGCCCTGCCGTACGCTGTGGGCAAACTGGGTCTCAACTGTACAATCTATGCCACGATTCCTGTCTACAAGATGGGACAGATGTTCATGTATGATTTATATCAG TCTCGAAACAACAGTGAAGACTTCAAACTCTTCACCCTCGACGACGTGGACTGCGCTTTTGATAAAATCCAGCAGCTGAAATACTCTCAGATTGTCAACCTGAAAG GCAAAGGACATGGTCTCTCCATCACACCGCTTCCAGCTGGACACATGATCGGAGGCACCATTTGGAAAATAGTgaaggatggggaggaggagattgtTTACGCTGTGGACTTCAACCACAAGAGAGAGAT TCACCTGAATGGCTGTACACTGGAGAGCATCAGCCGTCCGTCCCTACTTATTACGGACTCGTTCAACGCCACATATGTGCAGCCGCGTCGCAAACAAAGAGATGAGCAGCTCCTTA cGAATGTAATGGAGACCCTGCGCGGTGACGGTAATGTCCTTATTGCCGTGGACACAGCGGGCCGCGTGTTGGAGCTGGCTCAGCTCCTGGACCAGATTTGGAGGACTAAGGATGCCGGGCTGGGAGTTTACCCACTAGCGCTGCTCAACAACGTCAGCTACAATGTGGTGGAGTTCTCCAAGTCTCAG gTGGAGTGGATGAGTGACAAGCTCATGAGGTGCTTCGAGGACAAGAGGAACAACCCCTTCCAGTTCCGTCACCTGAACCTGTGTCACAGTCTGGCAGACCTGGCGCGGGTGCCCAGCCCCAAGGTGGTGCTCTGCAGCCAGCCGGACCTCGAGTCCGGCTTCTCTCGGGAACTCTTCATCCAGTGGTGCCAGGACAGCAAAAACTCAGTCATCCTCACCTACCGCACTACCCCGGGGACCCTGGCCCGCTACCTCATCGACAACCCCGGGGAGAAGATGCTGGATCTGGAG GTGAGGAAAAGAGTGAAGCTGGAAGGGAAGGATCTGGACGAATTCCTCGAaaaggacaaacaaaagaaagaagcagctAAAAAACTTGAACAAGCAAAAGA GGTGGATGTGGACTCCAGTGATGAAAGCGATATGGACGACGAGCTGGACGTACCGGCCGTCGTGAAGCACAAACACCACGACCTGATGATGAAGGGCGAGGGGAACCGCAAAGGCAGTTTCTTCAAACAAGCCAAGAAGTCTTATCCGATGTTCCCCACACACGAGGAAAGGATCAAATGGGACGAGTACGGGGAAATCATCAG gCTCGAGGAGTTTCTGGTTCCTGAGCTTCaagccacagaggaggagaaaagcaAACTGGAGTCTGGGATGACCAACGGCGATGAACCGATGGACCAGGATCTCTCCGTCGTTCCCACCAAATGCATCTCCAGTATAGAAAACCTCGAAATCAG AGCAAGGGTAACGTATATAGACTACGAAGGTCGCTCCGACGGCGACTCCATCAAGAAGATTATTAACCAGATGAAGCCCAGGCAGCTGGTGATCGTCCGTGGGCCGGCAGAAGCCAGCCTGGACCTGGCCGAGTCCTGCAAAGCGTTCAGCAAAGACATCAAGGTCTACACGCCCAAACTGCAGGAGACGATAGACGCCACCAGCGAGACGCACATCTACCAG GTGCGGTTGAAAGACTCCTTGGTGAGCTCCCTGCAGTTCTGCAAAGCCAAGGACACGGAGCTGGCGTGGATTGATGGCGTGCTGGACATGCGCGTCGTGAAGGTGGACACGGGCGTGATGCTGGAGGAgggcgagaaggaggaggcggaggacggCGGCGAGCTGGCCATGGACGTCGCCCCCGACCTCGGCATCGACCTCAACGCCACGGCGGTGGCGGCGCAGCGCGCCATGAAGAGCCTGTTCGGAGAGGACGAGAAGGAGCCGTCCGAGGAGAGCGACGTTATTCCCACGCTAGAGCCACTGCCTCCACAAGAG ATTTCCGGGCATCAGTCGGTGTTCATCAACGAGCCTCGCCTGTCCGACTTCAAGCAGGTCCTGCTGAGAGAGGGCATCCAGGCCGAGTTTGTGGGAGGAGTGCTGGTCTGCAACAACATGGTGGCCGTCCGCAGG ACGGAGGCCGGACGCATTGGGCTGGAGGGCTGCCTGTGTGACGACTACTATAAGATCCGGGAGCTGCTGTATCAGCAGTACGCTGTGGTATag
- the LOC118290326 gene encoding NADH dehydrogenase [ubiquinone] 1 beta subcomplex subunit 1, whose translation MVNFVALAREHWVNILVPMGFVLGWYLDKQQDQYLTAYRNKSVLFSRELKPGEEVTWK comes from the exons ATGGTCAACTTTGTGGCTCTTGCGCGTGAGCACTGGGTGAACATACTGGTGCCCATGGGCTTTGTGTTGGGATGGTACCTCGACAAGCAACAGGACCAGTATCTGACAGCTTACAGGAACAAAAGTGTTTTGTTCAGcag GGAGCTGAAGCCTGGCGAGGAGGTGACCTGGAAGTAG